Within the Trachemys scripta elegans isolate TJP31775 chromosome 4, CAS_Tse_1.0, whole genome shotgun sequence genome, the region TTAAACAATCCCCTGCAGGaacccttcagtgtgccagacccccgTGGGTCCCACTCTGCCTTCGGGCTCGGCCccgtggccccaccccctccatgaCTGAGCCGCTGGGCTCTGGGCCTCCTGCTTCAATTCCTGCGCTCTGCCCAGTGAGTCCAAGGGAGACAGAGCCCTGCTGGAGACTTGTCCAGTGCACCTCAGCCAGGACTTGCAGTGACGTCAGGCAACGTTGTCAGACCAGGGTCTGGTTAATTAACCAACTGGACCACGACTCGGGGAAATCCTTAGGTTAGCCCAGAGAAACCACGGTGAAGATAGAGGCCATCTGGCCAAGCCAGCGCTCCCCAGCCTGTTCTGGGCTCCATTCAGCCGCTGTCTCTTGGGGTACGTTTACCCTGCAATGAGAGACCCGTGGCACAGCCGCAGTTGGCCTGGGGCAGCTAGCCCGGGCTTGAACACTCCGCACCGCAGGGCTTttttagtgcagtgtagacatatccattgAGCCTCCCCCAAACCTTATCCCCCTGCTGTCCGctctcagtcctttgttctcgGCTAGCTTCTGCTCACCTTCCCTGTGGAGACGCGGAAGGAATCCAGCTTCCTCCAGGCCTGAGGTTGCTGGGTCTCAATGTTCTGGCCACGGCGGTTTTCATTCTCTTCTCATCTTCCCCAGTGATATGTGGTCAGCCTCAGGCGGTCCTGTAAGGACCTCTTCAGTCCACACCAGAGAGCAATGTAACAGAAGCTCTCTGCCCAGTTCTCCTGTGCTGCCCCACTGAGAGACTTAACACTTTTGCACgcaatagggaaactgaggcacatagaggattcataaaaatactacagaaaattcccacttcgcCACAGGCTGTTCCCCATCTACCCCACCCCAgtagtggctgcatctcagccccAGGCAAGCCATCCTATGTGGTGTTATGTGCAGCTGTTCCCCaggtgccccaccccagaggtggctgcgtttCGACTCCGTGGTAGCGAGTATAATAACAGACTCCTGCCCAATGTCTTCCCCTCTCTTAGGAATCTGCCCCTCACTGGTTACTCTGTTTCCCTTGGGAAATACCAGCTGAATATCCCGAGTGCAAACGCCTTCACCTCTGCTGTGTCACAGGTCATAATCCACAGCGACTACCACCCCAGCAGCTATGCCTCAGACATAGCCCTGGTGCACCTAAGCACTCCCCTTCTCTACACTGCCTACATCCTCCCCGTCTGCCTTCCTGACCGCAGTGATTCCATCGCGAATGGCACCCTGTGCTGGGTCACCGGCTGGGGGAATATCCAGACGAGTGGTAAGACACCTGGACagcctgtgtggggtgggggtccccCAAAGGCGACATGGGAGAACCCTTGAGCCAGGGCTGTGTCTGCTGCATGAGTCATGTCGCCAAGTAGCGGCCGCATCCCAAACAGGCAACACAAAGCCCAACGGCTGCTGAAGAGCAGAGATCCTCCAATGGGAGACAGGATGCGGTGCTggttggggagtggggtctagtgagttacagcgggggggctgggagccaggactcctgggttcaatccctagcttggggagggaagtggggtgtgCTAGGTTAGAGCGGgttggctgggagccaggactccttgTGTGCTTAAAAATTCCTGTTCTCACCTGACCTACCTAGGTGGGCCCAGATGGGGCACCTCCATCTCTGCAGGGGAACAGACAGTCAGGGATGATCCTGTCCCGGGTGGAGATGGCTGAGGTGGGCCCTGATGAGGTGTAATTTTTCTCCACAGGAAGTCTCCCTGCTCCCCGCACTCTGCAGGAGGTTCAGGTCTCACTCATGGATGCTCAGACGTGCAATGACCTCTATAGCATATCCATCACAGGGTCCCCGGGGTCGCGCCCCATCAAAGACGACATGGTGTGTGCTGGCTACACCGAAGGAGGGAAGGACTCCTGCCAGGTGAATGAATTCAGGGACATCCCAGGAGATCCAGGAGGCCATGCCTGCGAttggagggggctgcgggtcgggctTGAGGGACACCGGCAGAGCTGGTGGGGGTAGTCCCCCGGGGCTGCAGATTGGGATTACAGAGCACCGGTGTAACTGGTTCTCCATCTCTCTCTAGGGGGATTCTGGGGGACCCCTCGTTTGTTCCCAGGCTGGCTCCTGGTTCCTGATCGGCATCGTGAGCTGGGGAGTAGGCTGTGGCCTCCCCTACCGTCCCGGGGTCTATACCCGGGTCTCCGCCTACTCCGACTGgatccagcagcagctccccagTGTGGAATCTGGGGTGGTGAATGTCACCATTAGGAGTCATCCTAATGCCGGCTACACTCCAGCACCCACCCCGCTGCTTCTCGGCCCCCTCCTGCTGGCCAGCGCTGCCCTGGGGATAGGGCCACTGCTTGGTTTCTGAGCTGCAAATTTAACACCGGCCCTGCAATGGAGGAGACAGGGCATGATTATGGGgctggagtgggagtggggtctaatgggtTCGCACATGGGGAgctgggtgccaggactcctgggttctctccccagctctggcaggggaggcAGTTTTAGtgagttagagcagtggttctcaagcaggggccCATGGACCACTGGTGGGATGTAAGTCATTTCAGTGGGTCCATGAGCCCCCTTGCCCCATATGGCTAAAGCTAGGAGCCTAGAATCCtaggtttttgaatgttataattcgtTAGCTGAGGTTTCTGAAGCTCCAGGTTCAAGAAAGCAAGCTTTGGTGAAAACTCTTTCAAAAAGAGCAAGCAAGCTTTTGGGGACAGTTGCAGTGAAACTGTGCTGAGACCCTCGACCAGCTCTTCCCGGAGCTCCGACAGCCTCTGTACGCTGTTATTAAAACTAAGCCACTGGAATGGGTTGTAATTCAGCGGCATGTTATGTGTCTCGCAGCCCGTTTCACACAGAGCTGCGAATCTCCCTTCATTGACGCCGCTGGCGTTAACAGCACTGATGCACTTTTTCACTAAGGATTTCAACCTCATCCACACTTTTCATTGAGGCCTGGCTGGTGAGTACTTCTTGGTGGTCATACCAGTGAAACCCAAAACGTTTCTGAGGGCAGCTTTCTGGGAAGCCGTTCACCACCCCAACTGGTGCACCTTGCATAGCCACGGCCCCATCAGCTGTCACGCCTCACAGATTGTCAAAGCCCTCCTCCATTCTCACCTGAACGCACTGAAAAATGCGTTGGCCGGCTGGCCTATCGCTGAGGCTCGCCTGACATAAAACACTTTCTGAGAAACAGTGGCGATCAccattgtcggagaaaaacagagttctcgctctctggttgggtgcagcaaagtcagatacctTATTCTGAAGCAATTGCATAGAggaagagagtgcactaggacacagggtctcccccctcctaggcaggtctctctctAGGTAAACAATTAccgcaagcatttataccttttgttacagacaataatgagcaacagctgcgtTTTGTtcatacataggtcatcctgatatcttatttttcacatctatttatactctagtctacattccatcttatctacacaaggtcgcaacaacttctcacacagttctttcccactcgcctcacacaatcctcgcttctacaaatctcgcgttattagcctgacttttgctcacagaagagactgtctgcattgaaatccccttcaaatccctgtcagttcttgctctacttccacaccaccaaaaaaaagaaagcatACGATTACCTTGGGATTCCTCGTGACATCAAGGATCTCCTCCAAGCACCGGCTGTAGAAAGGGCTTGCTGCGACTTTTCCGGCTATTTCGTTGTGTCGAAAATTCACCAGATCTCTCGTGAACCTCTGCAAAATGTTGCTGCTCAGTGGTACTTCTCTGAAAAGTGTAACTGTCTTGTTGCACAGCCAAGAGCAATTTTCTTCATGAAGTCTCCGTTGCTGAATGGTTTCCTTGCTTTCCCCCAACAGTAGTGCAGCTTTAAAAGTAGCCAGCCAAATCCAATACACTTGAATCAAAAAAATTGCTGAGTCATCGCTGTTGTCTTTCAAGCTCGGTTTTTGCCTCACCTAACAGTTTGTGCCCCTGAAACTCACCGTGGTAATTCTCTTCAACTTCCCCTGCATGAGTGCTATGGTGCCATTGCATTGCGTCAACTTTAATTTGATACATTTCTTTCTTCCAAACAGCGCACACTGCCACTTGCT harbors:
- the LOC117876284 gene encoding serine protease 33-like, translated to MGVLSCPLAALALVLMLPLLEGAEEFQSTCGQPVASSRIVGGQNAQNGAWPWQASIRYQGFHICGGSLITGEWVVSAAHCFNRNLPLTGYSVSLGKYQLNIPSANAFTSAVSQVIIHSDYHPSSYASDIALVHLSTPLLYTAYILPVCLPDRSDSIANGTLCWVTGWGNIQTSGSLPAPRTLQEVQVSLMDAQTCNDLYSISITGSPGSRPIKDDMVCAGYTEGGKDSCQGDSGGPLVCSQAGSWFLIGIVSWGVGCGLPYRPGVYTRVSAYSDWIQQQLPSVESGVVNVTIRSHPNAGYTPAPTPLLLGPLLLASAALGIGPLLGF